In Ochotona princeps isolate mOchPri1 chromosome 22, mOchPri1.hap1, whole genome shotgun sequence, the following are encoded in one genomic region:
- the LOC101518301 gene encoding E3 ubiquitin-protein ligase RNF113A-like isoform X2, which translates to MAELLPSEDSTDQVCTFLFRKPGQRGAAGPQQRRVCHPESGDSDESSSDEGSRVVRPQKKRVVHNPMIQKTCSSAKQKVSHGHLSSDEEEPGNEPETVGVVYKSTRSAKPVGPEDMGATAMFELDTEKERDAQAIFERSQRIQEELRGKEDDKIYRGINNYQKYMKPKDTSLGNASSGLVRKGPIRAPEHLRATVRWDYQPDICKDYKETGFCGFGDSCKFLHDRSDYKHGWQIERELAEGRYGILEDENYEVGSNDEEIPFRCFICRQTFQNPVVTKCRHYFCEKCALQHFRTTRRCYVCDRQTNGVFNPAKDLIARLEMHRGSAASAAAHFPADPEEGSTPIA; encoded by the coding sequence ATGGCGGAGCTGCTTCCTTCAGAGGACAGTACAGATCAGGTGTGCACCTTCCTCTTCAGAAAGCCTGGGCAGAGAGGGGCTGCAGGCCCCCAACAGCGCCGGGTCTGCCACCCCGAGTCCGGAGACAGTGATGAAAGTAGCAGCGATGAAGGCAGCAGAGTGGTCCGACCACAGAAGAAGCGAGTGGTCCACAATCCAATGATACAGAAGACATGCAGCAGTGCTAAGCAGAAGGTGTCCCATGGCCACTTGAGCAGCGACGAGGAGGAGCCAGGAAACGAGCCGGAGACTGTGGGAGTGGTCTACAAGTCCACCCGCTCGGCGAAACCCGTGGGGCCGGAGGACATGGGGGCGACAGCCATGTTCGAGCTCGACACAGAGAAGGAGCGCGACGCACAAGCCATCTTTGAGCGTAGTCAGAGGATCCAGGAGGAGCTGAGGGGCAAGGAAGATGACAAGATCTACCGGGGAATCAATAATTATCAGAAATACATGAAGCCCAAAGATACGTCCCTGGGCAATGCCTCCTCCGGGCTGGTGAGGAAGGGCCCCATCCGGGCCCCCGAGCATCTGCGGGCCACTGTGCGCTGGGATTACCAGCCCGACATCTGCAAGGACTACAAGGAGACTGGCTTCTGCGGCTTCGGGGACAGTTGCAAGTTCCTCCATGACCGTTCAGATTACAAGCACGGGTGGCAGATCGAGCGTGAGCTTGCTGAGGGTCGCTATGGGATCCTTGAGGACGAAAATTACGAAGTGGGAAGCAACGATGAAGAAATTCCATTCAGATGTTTCATCTGTCGACAGACTTTCCAGAACCCAGTCGTCACCAAATGCAGGCATTACTTCTGCGAGAAGTGTGCACTGCAGCATTTCCGCACCACCCGGCGCTGCTACGTCTGCGACAGGCAGACCAATGGCGTCTTCAATCCAGCCAAAGACTTGATTGCCAGGCTGGAAATGCATCGAGGGTCGGCAGCCAGTGCTGCAGCCCACTTTCCAGCAGACCCCGAGGAGGGTTCAACCCCCATTGCTTAG